Genomic window (bacterium):
CCAGCATCTGGTAAAACGAACATCTTCTTTATGGCGCAGAAGGAGATGATTGATCATTTTCAGATGGCTAACTTCTCCGACATGGTCTACGCTGACGCTAGTCAACAAAATTTCATTGAAAATCGAATTGCGAATCTATTGAACGGTCAACCAGTACCAAAGACCCCCGAGGTTGCTCCGAAGGCAGTGCATATCCAACTAAAGAAGAAATTCCGTCCAGTTCCACAAAGCCTTTATTTCTATGATGTTGCTGGTGAAGCGTTTCGAACAGACAGAGATGCTTCATCGCACGCTTTCTATGATCATATCGATGCTATAATATTTGTAATTGATCCTTTGTCGATAGAGATGTTCTCTGATAAGTATCATGATCAGGTACAAGAGCAACACCTGGATGCATGTGATATTCCTCCACAGGATGCGTATCCTCGGATGTTAGCGTCACTCTCCAGCTACTGCTCTCAAGGAGCTTCTGGATTTAAGAATGCTCGCATTGCGGTCACCCTAGCTAAGGATGATTTATTCGGGATCGCACAAGAAATTGACGAGATCGTGGCATCCTTGCCCGATGAGAAGAAAGGGGAGTCGCAGAGTAATAAGCGTAACCGTGCGGTGAGAGAATGGCTGTTGAGATACGATGAAGGCCATATTGTCCGGTTACTCGAAACAGATTTTCGGTCTGTCAGGTTCTTCTCAGTAAGTGCGTTGGGGCGAGTACCTGATCCGAATAACCACAGTACCTTTGTTGGTTGGCGTGTACTTGATCCGGTTATATGGAGCATAGGCCACCGAATCGGCTGGAAGGAGTAAGAGAATGGGGATCAGTATTGGCATAGATTTAGGCACTACTAACTCTGCAGTTGCATACATTGACCAACATGGTTTGCCACAGATGGTCAAGAATGATTGTGGCGAGCCGACAACGCCTTCAGCTGTATATTTCAAAGGTGAAGGCGATATTATTGTTGGGCAAGAGGCTAAGGAAGCATTGGCGTTTGAACCTGATCGTGTGGCAATGTTCTTCAAACGCAACATGGGAAGCACATCATTTTCCCCGCAATATCTTGGGCGTTTATACGATGCAACCTCACTATCAAGAGAAGTATTAGCATATCTAATGAACGCCGCAGTAGCGCAGTTGGGTGAAGTTGGCGAAGTGATCGTCACGGTTCCCGCCTATTTCCATAATCCACAACGTGAAGCTACTATCGCAGCGGGGAAGGCTGCCGGCTTAAATATCATACGAACCATTAATGAGCCTACTGCCGCTGCAGTGGCATATAGCCAGCGACACCCCGACATCACTGGACGATTTCTAGTCTACGATTTGGGCGGTGGCACTTTTGATGTCTCAATTCTTGATCTCGGTGCCGGCCTGTTTG
Coding sequences:
- a CDS encoding Hsp70 family protein; the encoded protein is MGISIGIDLGTTNSAVAYIDQHGLPQMVKNDCGEPTTPSAVYFKGEGDIIVGQEAKEALAFEPDRVAMFFKRNMGSTSFSPQYLGRLYDATSLSREVLAYLMNAAVAQLGEVGEVIVTVPAYFHNPQREATIAAGKAAGLNIIRTINEPTAAAVAYSQRHPDITGRFLVYDLGGGTFDVSILDLGAGLF